A window of the Loxodonta africana isolate mLoxAfr1 chromosome 3, mLoxAfr1.hap2, whole genome shotgun sequence genome harbors these coding sequences:
- the LOC135230483 gene encoding serine/threonine-protein kinase MARK2-like — MLQSHLAFSAVEETHVGRYHLLRTIGKGASAKVKLAQHIITGQEVAIKIIDKIQHTSSDLHRLYREIEIMKDFHHPNIVKLFEVIENEHALYIVMEYASGRDLFYHLVNHGFMSEKEAQTKFQQIVSAVKYCHDKSIVHRDLKTENLLLDKRMNIKLADFGLGTQFTPGSKLDTFCGTPPYSAPELLQGEKYDGPPVDVWSLGVILYFMVTGSLPFRGKTLTKLREQVLQGQYHVPFHMSSQCQHLLSKIFIRDPRKRATLEDILAHPWMKVSHEEKQKLYVQPLPDYDNHWHTEVTVNTGYVQEDIHDSLLNHNYNDANATYLILRHDTYEIDSHTSTLEPQAEAHCTDSHTPSSSHEVPPTVCPKPKQRSYTEPTIPTFGYYIRDALNTLSEGGMGTSMVSTSPSFSLALAHLRQQSTTAWAQPNQDSDLYAKGRNSEVPQPITPPQCVSVPSSSAYTINESAGAPEKTSFTQAMSKLSSVNEEQVHELPDQPSSPQTMSLASSSEEQVHELPDQPSLPQTVSPASSSVSSQGWKQATGRFFKLMRRCLCFTYDKKDHKASDSKAAQMIKPQQAKPRSLKSTWRMKITSSLEPDEMLQKICQVLDANGCDWDLTHKYTLLCMNGTPGQQDFTQWRMEVCTLPRRTLNGVKVKRISGTSEAFNNIVSKITSDLAL; from the coding sequence ATGCTGCAGAGCCACTTAGCCTTCTCTGCTGTGGAGGAAACTCATGTGGGACGCTACCACCTCCTCAGAACCATCGGCAAGGGGGCATCTGCCAAGGTCAAGCTGGCCCAGCACATCATCACCGGCCAAGAGGTAGCCATTAAAATAATTGACAAGATCCAGCACACGTCCTCCGACCTCCACAGACTATACAGAGAGATAGAAATTATGAAGGATTTCCATCATCCAAATATTGTAAAGCTGTTTGAAGTCATAGAGAATGAGCACGCCCTCTATATAGTGATGGAGTATGCAAGTGGAAGGGACCTCTTTTACCACCTAGTGAATCATGGCTTCATGAGCGaaaaagaggcccaaacgaaATTCCAACAAATAGTGTCAGCGGTGAAGTACTGCCACGACAAGAGTATTGTTCATAGGGATCTGAAAACAGAAAACCTACTATTGGACAAGCGAATGAACATCAAACTTGCAGACTTTGGTTTAGGAACTCAATTCACCCCAGGGAGCAAGCTGGATACCTTCTGTGGCACTCCCCCTTATTCTGCCCCAGAACTCCTTCAGGGAGAAAAGTATGACGGACCCCCAGTGGATgtgtggagcctgggagtcatccTATACTTCATGGTAACTGGATCTCTGCCTTTTCGTGGGAAGACCTTGACAAAGCTGCGAGAGCAGGTGCTGCAGGGACAATATCATGTTCCCTTCCACATGTCTAGCCAGTGTCAACACCTGCTCAGTAAAATTTTCATTCGTGACCCAAGAAAGAGAGCCACGTTAGAGGACATCCTGGCACATCCATGGATGAAGGTGagccatgaagaaaaacaaaagctctATGTGCAGCCACTCCCAGACTACGATAACCACTGGCACACTGAGGTGACGGTGAACACGGGTTACGTGCAGGAAGACATTCATGACTCACTGTTGAACCACAATTACAATGATGCGAACGCCACCTATCTGATCCTGCGTCACGACACATATGAGATTGACAGCCACACCAGCACCCTGGAACCCCAGGCTGAAGCCCATTGCACCGATAGCCACACTCCTTCCTCATCCCATGAAGTGCCTCCTACCGTCTGTCCTAAACCCAAACAGCGTAGTTACACCGAGCCCACCATTCCCACCTTTGGTTACTACATCCGCGATGCTTTGAACACTCTCTCTGAGGGAGGGATGGGGACCTCCATGGTGTCTACTTCTCCATCAttctccctggccctggcccaCCTGCGGCAGCAATCTACCACAGCCTGGGCACAGCCCAACCAGGACTCTGACCTGTATGCCAAGGGGAGAAACAGTGAGGTGCCACAGCCCATCACACCACCCCAGTGTGTTTCTGTGCCTTCCTCCTCAGCCTACACCATCAACGAGAGTGCCGGGGCCCCGGAGAAAACCAGTTTTACCCAGGCAATGTCAAAACTAAGCTCCGTAAATGAGGAGCAGGTGCATGAGTTACCTGACCAGCCGAGTTCGCCCCAGACTATGAGTCTAGCCTCTTCCTCTGAGGAGCAAGTGCATGAGTTACCTGACCAGCCGAGTTTGCCCCAGACTGTGAGTCCAGCCTCTTCCTCTGTCAGCAGCCAGGGCTGGAAGCAGGCCACTGGGAGGTTCTTTAAGCTCATGAGAAGATGCCTTTGTTTTACATatgacaaaaaggaccacaaagCATCGGACAGCAAAGCTGCACAAATGATCAAACCTCAACAGGCCAAACCACGCTCTCTCAAATCTACCTGGAGGATGAAGATCACCAGTTCCTTGGAGCCCGACGAGATGCTGCAGAAGATCTGTCAAGTGTTGGATGCCAATGGCTGTGACTGGGAtctcacacacaaatacacactgcTGTGTATGAATGGCACACCAGGACAACAGGACTTCACTCAGTGGAGGATGGAGGTGTGCACCCTGCCTCGGAGGACTCTCAATGGggtaaaagtgaagagaatttcagGGACCTCTGAGGCCTTCAATAACATCGTCTCAAAAATCACCAGTGACCTTGCACTTTAA